The following proteins are co-located in the Scomber scombrus chromosome 2, fScoSco1.1, whole genome shotgun sequence genome:
- the LOC133999971 gene encoding E3 ubiquitin-protein ligase TRIM21-like: protein MDPVENLEDRMCMKHDKPLELFCKTDQTFVCVFCSILNHKTHDVVPLKEEYERQKAELGKTEAEIQEMIQKRRLKIEEIKHSVDLSKEAADREKAEGVQVFTALKESVERSLNELIETIEEKQRTTEKQAEDFIKELEQEISELKKRSSEVEKLSHSEDHLHLLQNFLSLKAALPTKDWTEVSVRPSYEGTVVRRAVAQLEKTLSKQMKKLLIEAELKRVQQYAVNVTLDPDTAHPNLILSNNWKQVNHGDYYKGKKRLPAKSERFSTSISVLGKQSFSSGRFYFEVQVKGKTDWSLGVGRESINRKGQITLRPQDGYWTIWLRNRNEYSARSNHPVYLSLKTPPQKVGVFVDYEEGLVSFYDVDAAALIYSFTGCSFTEKLYPYFSPGPNDGGKNSAPLIICSVNQTV, encoded by the coding sequence ATGGACCCTGTGgagaacctggaagacaggatgtgtatgaagcacgataaacctctggagctgttctgtaagaccGACCAGACATTTGTCTGCGTGTTCTGCTCTATTTTAAACCACAAGACACATGATGttgttcctctgaaagaagaatatgaaagacagaaggcagagctggggaagacagaggctgaaattcaggagatgatccagaagagacgactgaagattgaagagatcaaacactcagttgacctcagtaaggaagctgcagacagagagaaagcagaaggtgttcaggtcttcaccgctctgaaggagtctgttgagagaagcctgaatgagctcattgagacgattgaagagaagcaaagaacaacagagaaacaggctgaagacttcatcaaagagctggaacaggaaatctctgagctgaagaagagaagctctgaggtggagaagctctcacactctgaagaccacctccacctcctccaaaacTTCTTGTCCCTGAAAGCTGCTCTacccaccaaagactggacagaggTCAGCGTCCGTCCATCATATGAGGGGACTGTGGTGAGACGAGCTGTAGCGCAGCTGGAGAAGACGCtcagtaaacagatgaagaaaCTGCTCattgaggctgagctgaagagggtccagcagtatgcagtgaatgtgactcttgatcctgatacagcaCATCCCAATCTCATCCTGTCAAATAATTGGAAACAAGTCAATCATGGTGATTATTATAAGGGGAAGAAGAGACTCCCAGCCAAATCAGAGAGATTTTCTACATCTATCAGTGTGTTAGGAAAGCAGAGTTTCTCTTCAggcagattttactttgaggttcaggttaaagGGAAGACTGACTGGTCTTTAGGGGTGGGAAGAGAGTCGATCAACAGGAAGGGACAAATCACACTGAGACCTCAGGATGGTTACTGGACTATATGGTTGAGAAATAGAAATGAGTACAGTGCTCGCAGTAACCATCCAGTCTATCTCTCTCTGAAGACTCCtcctcagaaggtgggggtgtttgtggattatgaggagggtctggtctccttttatgacgtagatgctgcagctcttatctactcctttactggctgctccttcactgagaaactctacccATACTTCAGTCCTGGTCCTAATGATGGTGGTAAAAACTCCGCCCCTCTGATCATCTgttctgtcaatcaaactgtctgA
- the LOC133987400 gene encoding E3 ubiquitin-protein ligase TRIM21-like produces the protein MIQKTGLKIEEIKHSVDLTAPPTKDWTDVSVRPSYEGTVVKAVAQLEDTLSKQMKKLLAEAELKKVQQYAVNVTLDHDTANPKLILSDDGKQVQHGDVKKNVPDNPERFSDCGNVLGKQSFSSGRFYFEVQVKEKTHWDLGVARESINRKGKIILIPQNGFWAIWLRNGNNYKALTGFLNDLSLKSPPQKVGVFVDYEEGLVSFYDVDAAALIYSFTGCSFTEKLYPYFSPGPNYGGKNSAPLIIFPVNQTV, from the exons ATGATCCAGAAGACAGGACTAAAGATTGAAgagatcaaacactcagttgacctca ctgctccacccaccaaagactggacTGATGTCAGCGTCCGTCCATCATATGAGGGGACTGTGGTGAaagctgtggctcagctggaggacacgctcagtaaacagatgaagaagctgCTCGCTGAAGCTGAGCTGAAGAAggtccagcagtatgcagtgAATGTGACTCTTGATCATGATACAGCAAATCCTaaactcatcctgtctgatgatgggaaacaagtaCAACATGGTGATGTAAAGAAGAATGTCCCAGACAACCCAGAGAGATTTTCAGATTGTGGTAATGTTTTAGGAAAACAGAGTTTCTCTTCAggcagattttactttgaggttcaggttaaagagaAGACTCACTGGGATTTAGGAGTGGCCAGAGAGTCGATCAACAGGAAGGGAAAAATCATACTGATTCCTCAGAATGGGTTCTGGGCTATATGGTTGAGAAATGGAAATAACTACAAAGCTCTCACtggttttttaaatgatctctctctgaagtctcctcctcagaaggtgggggtgtttgtggattatgaggagggtctggtctccttttatgatgtagatgctgcagctcttatctactcctttactggctgctccttcactgagaaactctacccATACTTCAGCCCTGGTCCTAATTATGGTGGTAAAAACTCTGCCCCTCTGATCATCtttcctgtcaatcaaactgtctga
- the LOC133987384 gene encoding E3 ubiquitin-protein ligase TRIM39-like, with product MSAASCLLSEDPFLCSICLDVFTDPVTTPCGHNFCKNCINEHWNSNDQYLCPMCKEVFNIRPDMKVNTLFSEVVSQFRQEAQQKASSALKSCLVLLVFLVIPVCLAFIYVRTQLMDPVENLEDRMCTKHNKPLELFCKTDQTFVCVFCSVLDHKTHDVVPLKEEYERQKAELGKTEAEIQEMIQKRRLKIEEIKHSVDLSEEAADREKAEGVQVFTALKESVERSLNELIEMIEEKQRTTEKQAEDFIKELEQEISELKKRSSEVEKLSHSEDHLHFLQNFLSLKAAPPTKDWTEVSVHLSYEGTVVKVVAQLEKTLSKQMKKLFEAELKRVQQYAVDVTLDPDTAHPDLILSDDGKQVYDSDVWKKLPDNPERFSFYICVLGKQSLSSGRFYFEVQVKEKTGWTLGVARESFNRKGEITPSPEDGFWTIWLTKNYYFVLGDPPVDLSLKSPPQKVGVFVDYEEGLVSFYDVDAAALIYSFTGCSFTEKLYPIFSPLTNDGGKNSAPLIISPVNQTA from the exons atgtctgctgccagctgtctCCTATCTGAAGATCCgtttctgtgctccatctgtctggatgtgttcactgatccagtcaccacaccatgtggacacaacttctgcaaaaactgcatcaatgaacACTGGAACAGTAATGACCAGTACCTGTGTCCAATGTGTAAAGAGGTTTTCAACATAAGACCTGACATGAAGGTCAACACTTTGTTCTCTGAGGTTGTttctcagttcagacaggaagctcaacagaaagccagcagc gccctgaagtcctgtctggtTCTTCTGGTGTTTCTGGTGATTCCGGTGTGTCTAGCCTTCATCTACG TTCGAACTCAGCTGATGGACCCTGTGgagaacctggaagacaggatgTGTACGAAGCACAAtaaacctctggagctgttctgtaagaccGACCAGACATTTGTCTGCgtgttctgctctgttttagaccACAAGACACATGATGTTGTTCCcctgaaagaagaatatgaaagacagaaggcagagctggggaagacagaggctgaaattcaggagatgatccagaagagacgactgaagattgaagagatcaaacactcagttgacctcagtgaggaagctgcagacagagagaaagcagaaggtgttcaggtcttcaccgctctgaaggagtctgttgagagaagcctgaatgagctcattgagatgattgaagagaagcaaagaacaacagagaaacaggctgaagacttcatcaaagagctggaacaggaaatctctgagctgaagaagagaagctctgaggtggagaagctctcacactctgaagacCACCTCCACTTCCTCCAAAACTTCCTGtccctgaaagctgctccacccaccaaagactggacagaggTTAGTGTCCATCTATCATATGAGGGGACTGTGGTGAAAGTTGTGGCTCAGCTGGAGAAGACGCtcagtaaacagatgaagaagctgtttgaggctgagctgaagagggtccagcagtatgcagtggatgtgactcttgatcctgatacagcacatcctgatctcatcctgtctgatgatgggaaacaGGTATATGATAGTGATGTGTGGAAGAAACTCCCAGACAACCCagaaagattttctttttatatttgtgtgttaggaaagcagagtttgtcttcaggcagattttactttgaggttcaggttaaagagaAGACTGGCTGGACTTTAGGAGTGGCCAGAGAGTCGTTCAACAGGAAGGGAGAAATCACACCGAGTCCTGAAGATGGTTTCTGGACAATATggttgacaaaaaattattacTTTGTTTTGGGTGACCCTCCAGTCgatctctctctgaagtctcctcctcagaaggtgggggtgtttgtggattatgaggagggtctggtctccttttatgacgtagatgctgcagctcttatctactcctttactggctgctccttcactgagaaactctacccAATCTTCAGTCCCTTAACTAATGATGGTGGTAAAAACTCCGCCCCTCTGATCATCtctcctgtcaatcaaactgccTGA
- the LOC133987376 gene encoding E3 ubiquitin-protein ligase TRIM21-like, which yields MSAASYLQSDDRFLCSICLDVFTDPVSTPCRHNFCKNCINGHWNSNNQCLCPMCKEIFITRPELHINTSISEMALKSCLVLLVFLVIPVCLAFIHFRTQREPHLTSSHEKRHQLIDPVENQENRMCMKHNKPLELFCKTDQTCVCTLCTSSDHKTHDCVPLKEEYERQKAELGKTEAEIQEMIQKRRLKIEEIKHSVDLSEEAADREKAEGVQVFTALKNSVERSLNEFIKTIEEKQRTTEKQAEDFIKELEQEISELKKRSSEVEKLSHSEDHLHLLQNFLSLKAAPPTKDWTDVSVRPSYEGTVVKAVAQLKETLSKQMKKLLAEAELKKVQQYAVDVTLDPDTANPKLILSDDGKQVQHGDVKKNVPDNPERFSDCGNVLGKQSFSSGRFYFEVQVKGKTHWDLGVARESINRKGKIILIPQNGFWAIWLRNGNNYKALTGFLNDLSLKSPPQKVGVFVDYEEGLISFYDVDAAALIYSFTGCSFTEKLYPYFSPGPNYGGKNSAPLIIFPVNQTV from the exons ATGTCTGCTGCCAGCTATCTGCAATCTGATGATCGCtttctgtgctccatctgtctggatgtgttcactgatccaGTCAGCACACCATGTAgacacaacttctgcaaaaactgcatcaatggACACTGGAACAGTAATAATCAGTGCCTCTGTCCAATGTGTAAAGAGATTTTCATCACAAGACCTGAGCTTCACATCAACACTTCCATCTCTGAGATG gccctgaagtcctgtctggtgcTTCTGGTGTTTCTGGTGATTCCGGTGTGTCTGGCCTTCATCCACT TTCGAACACAGCGGGAGCCTCATCTGACATCTTCACATGAgaaaagacatcagctgatCGATCCTGTGGAGAACCAGGAAAACAGGATGTGTATGAAGCACAAtaaacctctggagctgttctgtaagaccGACCAGACATGTGTCTGCACTCTCTGCACCTCTTCAGACCACAAGACACACGATTGtgttcctctgaaagaagaatatgaaagacagaaggcagagctggggaagacagaggctgaaattcaggagatgatccagaagagacgactgaagattgaagagatcaaacactcagttgacctcagtgaggaagctgcagacagagagaaagcagaaggtgtTCAGGTCTTCACCGCTCTGAAGAACTCTGTTGAGAGAAGCCTGAATGAGTTCATTAAGACGattgaagagaagcaaagaacaacagagaaacaggctgaagacttcatcaaagagctggaacaggaaatctctgagctgaagaagagaagctctgaggtggagaagctctcacactctgaagaccacctccacctcctccaaaacttcctgtccctgaaagctgctccacccaccaaagactggacTGATGTCAGCGTCCGTCCATCATATGAGGGGACTGTGGTGAAAGCTGTGGCTCAGCTGAAGGAGACGCtcagtaaacagatgaagaagctgCTTGCTGAAGCTGAGCTGAAGAAggtccagcagtatgcagtggatgtgactcttgatcctgatacagcaAATCCTaaactcatcctgtctgatgatgggaaacaagtaCAACATGGTGATGTAAAGAAGAATGTCCCAGACAACCCAGAGAGATTTTCAGATTGTGGTAATGTTTTAGGAAAACAGAGTTTCTCTTCAggcagattttactttgaggttcaggttaaagGGAAGACTCACTGGGATTTAGGAGTGGCCAGAGAGTCGATCAACAGGAAGGGAAAAATCATACTGATTCCTCAGAATGGGTTCTGGGCTATATGGTTGAGAAATGGAAATAACTACAAAGCTCTCACtggttttttaaatgatctctctctgaagtctcctcctcagaaggtgggggtgtttgtggattatgaggagggtctgATCTCCTTTTATGAtgtagatgctgcagctcttatctactcctttactggctgctccttcactgagaaactctacccATACTTCAGCCCTGGTCCTAATTATGGTGGTAAAAACTCCGCCCCTCTGATCATCtttcctgtcaatcaaactgtctga
- the LOC133987392 gene encoding E3 ubiquitin-protein ligase TRIM39-like — protein MDRHQLIDPLENLEDRMCMKHNKPLELFCKTDQTFVCVFCSILDHKTHDVVPLTEKYERQKAELGKTEVEIQEMIQKRRLKIKEIKHSVDLSKEAADREKAKGVQVFTALKESVERSLNEVIETIEEKQRTTEKQAEDFIKELEQEISELKKRSSEVEKLSHSEDHLHFLQNFLSLKAAPPTKDWTEVSVHPSYEGTVVKVVAQLEEKLSKQMKKLFEAELKRVQQYAVDVTLDPDTAHPVLILSDDGKQVYDSDVWKNLPNNPERFSSYIFVLGKQSFSSGRFYFEVQVKEKTGWTLGVARESFNRKGEITLSPEDGFWTTGLTGNYVFSPVRLSLKSRPQKVGVFVDYEEGLISFYDVDAAALIYSFTGCSFTEKLYPIFSPHLNDGGKNSAPLIISPVNQTA, from the coding sequence ATGGACAGACATCAGCTGATCGACCCTTTGgagaacctggaagacaggatgTGCATGAAGCACAAtaaacctctggagctgttctgtaagaccgaccagacatttgtttgtgtgttctgcTCTATTTTAGATCACAAGACACATGATGTTGTTCCTctgacagaaaaatatgaaagacagaaggcagagctggggaagacagaggttgaaattcaggagatgatccagaagagacgactgaagattaaagagatcaaacactcagttgacctcagtaaggaagctgcagacagagagaaagcaaaagGTGTTCAGGTCTTCACCGCTCTGAAGGAGTCTGTTGAGAGAAGCCTGAATGAGGTCATTGAGACGattgaagagaagcaaagaacaacagagaaacaggctgaagacttcatcaaagagctggaacaggaaatctctgagctgaagaagagaagctctgaggtggagaagctctcacactctgaagacCACCTCCACTTCCTCCAAAACTTCCTGtccctgaaagctgctccacccaccaaagactggacagaggTCAGCGTCCATCCATCATATGAGGGGACTGTGGTGAAAGttgtggctcagctggaggagaagctcagtaaacagatgaagaagctgtttgaggctgagctgaagagggtccagcagtatgcagtggatgtgactcttgatcctgatacagcacatcctgtactcatcctgtctgatgatgggaaacaagtaTATGATAGTGATGTGTGGAAGAATCTCCCAAACAACCCAGAAAGATTTTcttcatatatttttgttttaggAAAGCAGAGTTTCTCTTCAGGtagattttactttgaggttcaggttaaagagaAGACTGGCTGGACTTTAGGAGTGGCCAGAGAGTCGTTCAACAGGAAGGGAGAAATCACACTGAGTCCTGAAGATGGTTTCTGGACAACAGGGTTGACAGGAAATTACGTTTTTTCTCCAGTCcgtctctctctgaagtctcgtcctcagaaggtgggggtgtttgtggattatgaggagggtctgatctccttttatgacgtagatgctgcagctcttatctactcctttactggctgctccttcactgagaaactctacccAATCTTCAGTCCCCATTTAAATGATGGTGGTAAAAACTCCGCCCCTCTGATCATCtctcctgtcaatcaaactgcctga